A genomic window from Brevibacillus agri includes:
- a CDS encoding RCC1 domain-containing protein, whose protein sequence is MKKRNTIVKTVTNIFLTLVTILTLSQNPVSAAENAVSSAAGSRHSLVLKGDGTVWSWGDNSYGQLGDGTTIQQNVPVQVKGLTNVTRIAAGSDFSLALKADGTVWSWGNNSYGQLGDGKTSASYTPVQAVGLTDVIEIAAGTNHGLALKKDGTVWLWGNFLNSSYSKPFQVGGIADVKEIAAGSGFNLAVKKDGTVWAWGYNDSGQLGNNNTNNTSSPTKIGTLANIVSVATGYESGYALDVDGKVYAWGYNGYGQLGDGTSTNRLQPVQVTDLTDIEEISSGSYAYHVLARKKDGTIYAWGRGNYGQVGNGTTSNSSRPVKITLP, encoded by the coding sequence ATGAAGAAAAGAAACACGATCGTAAAAACAGTAACGAATATTTTCCTGACACTGGTGACAATCCTTACCCTGTCACAAAACCCTGTATCTGCAGCAGAAAATGCAGTGAGTAGCGCTGCAGGATCTAGACACTCTCTTGTTTTAAAAGGAGATGGAACGGTCTGGTCCTGGGGGGATAATTCTTACGGTCAATTAGGAGATGGTACTACGATTCAGCAAAATGTCCCTGTTCAAGTAAAAGGACTGACAAACGTTACGCGCATCGCCGCAGGAAGTGACTTTAGCTTGGCTTTAAAAGCTGATGGGACGGTTTGGAGCTGGGGAAATAATAGCTATGGTCAGTTAGGGGACGGCAAAACAAGTGCTAGTTATACTCCTGTTCAAGCAGTTGGTCTCACCGACGTGATCGAGATAGCGGCCGGAACTAATCATGGATTAGCCCTAAAGAAAGATGGAACGGTTTGGTTGTGGGGAAATTTTTTAAACAGCTCATACAGTAAGCCTTTCCAAGTAGGAGGTATAGCTGATGTAAAAGAGATAGCTGCCGGGTCTGGTTTTAATCTGGCTGTCAAAAAAGACGGAACTGTATGGGCGTGGGGATATAATGACTCTGGTCAATTAGGAAATAACAATACTAATAATACGTCATCTCCAACGAAAATAGGGACTCTTGCTAATATTGTCTCTGTGGCAACAGGATATGAAAGTGGTTATGCCCTGGATGTAGACGGAAAAGTTTACGCTTGGGGATACAATGGTTATGGCCAATTAGGAGACGGAACGAGTACAAATCGACTTCAGCCAGTGCAGGTAACAGATTTAACTGACATCGAAGAAATTTCTAGCGGATCGTATGCGTATCATGTTTTAGCCCGAAAGAAAGACGGAACGATTTATGCTTGGGGACGTGGTAACTATGGTCAAGTAGGAAACGGTACAACTTCGAACAGCAGCAGACCAGTAAAAATCACACTCCCCTAA